One Sphaerisporangium krabiense DNA segment encodes these proteins:
- a CDS encoding ABC transporter ATP-binding protein, with protein sequence MPEILARTVEVTRRYGAVTALDRVSLDIHAGELVGLLGPNGAGKSTLINLFAGLRRPTSGAVELFGGSPRDPARRRGIGVTPQETGLPPTLRVGECVDFVAAHYPGALGRQALLERFDLADLARRQIGGLSGGQKRRLAVALAFAGEPRLVFLDEPTTGLDVEARHALWDGIRRFHAAGGTVVLTSHYLEEIEALAERVVVIAEGRVLADDTMAAVRGLVSVHRVTVSVPDPSVVTGLPGVLGVEHQGARAHLLTADADTLVRELVLADVPFSGLEVRPTSLEEAFLTVTAQRQPVA encoded by the coding sequence ATGCCCGAGATCCTTGCCCGCACCGTGGAGGTCACCCGCCGTTACGGCGCGGTCACCGCGCTGGACCGGGTCAGCCTGGACATCCACGCCGGAGAACTGGTCGGCCTGCTCGGCCCGAACGGCGCGGGCAAGTCCACGCTCATCAACCTCTTCGCCGGCCTGCGCCGGCCCACCTCGGGCGCCGTCGAGCTGTTCGGCGGCTCGCCCCGCGACCCGGCCCGGCGCCGCGGCATCGGCGTCACCCCCCAGGAGACCGGCCTGCCGCCGACGCTGCGGGTCGGCGAGTGCGTCGACTTCGTGGCCGCCCACTATCCCGGCGCGCTCGGCCGGCAGGCGCTCCTGGAGCGCTTCGACCTCGCCGACCTGGCCCGCCGCCAGATCGGCGGCCTGTCCGGCGGCCAGAAGCGGCGCCTCGCGGTGGCGCTGGCGTTCGCCGGCGAGCCCCGGCTCGTCTTCCTGGACGAGCCCACCACCGGCCTGGACGTCGAGGCCCGCCACGCGCTGTGGGACGGCATCCGCCGGTTCCACGCCGCCGGGGGAACCGTCGTCCTCACCAGCCACTACCTGGAGGAGATCGAGGCGCTGGCCGAACGCGTCGTGGTGATCGCCGAAGGCCGTGTCCTCGCCGACGACACCATGGCGGCCGTCCGCGGCCTGGTCTCCGTGCACCGCGTCACGGTGAGCGTCCCCGACCCCTCCGTCGTGACCGGCCTGCCCGGCGTCCTCGGGGTCGAGCACCAGGGCGCGCGCGCCCACCTGCTCACCGCGGACGCCGACACCCTGGTACGGGAGCTGGTCCTGGCCGACGTGCCCTTCTCCGGCCTGGAGGTCCGGCCCACCTCTCTGGAAGAGGCGTTCCTCACCGTCACCGCCCAGCGGCAGCCCGTCGCCTGA
- a CDS encoding DNA polymerase ligase N-terminal domain-containing protein, with product MRADKLDTYRSKRHAARTPEPVPGPGPLPEGDDDTFVIQEHHARRLHWDFRLERGGVLVSWAVPKGLPLDPKTNHLAVPTEDHPLEYAAFEGEIAPGEYGAGLVLIWDRGRYETEKWTGREVKVVLHGSRVSGRYVLFPTGGRNWMIHRMDPPPPEPPTFLPGLRPMLPEARKRLPRDQAAYGFEFDLGGDRALVAVRDGETRLIRSDGTADGPDLGGLPKALLDLPAVLDGQIVTVGGARVYMITDILHLDGGELLDRPYRDRRRTLDHLKLNGAHWQTTPWFPGDGRSVMKVAHRRGLPAVLAKRLDSPYLPGARTASWLRVPVPPAT from the coding sequence ATGCGGGCCGACAAACTGGACACCTATCGGAGCAAGCGCCACGCCGCCCGCACGCCGGAACCGGTGCCGGGCCCGGGCCCGCTCCCCGAGGGCGACGACGACACGTTCGTGATCCAGGAGCACCACGCCCGTCGCCTGCACTGGGACTTCCGCCTGGAGCGCGGCGGCGTGCTGGTCTCGTGGGCGGTCCCGAAGGGGCTGCCGCTGGACCCGAAGACCAACCACCTCGCCGTGCCCACCGAGGACCATCCCCTGGAGTACGCGGCGTTCGAGGGAGAGATCGCCCCCGGCGAGTACGGCGCGGGGCTGGTGCTCATCTGGGACCGCGGCCGCTACGAGACCGAGAAGTGGACCGGGCGCGAGGTCAAGGTCGTGCTGCACGGCTCACGGGTCTCCGGCCGCTACGTGCTCTTCCCGACCGGCGGCAGGAACTGGATGATCCACCGGATGGACCCTCCACCGCCCGAGCCCCCCACCTTCCTGCCGGGCCTGCGCCCGATGCTCCCCGAGGCCCGCAAGCGGCTCCCCCGTGACCAGGCGGCGTACGGCTTCGAGTTCGACCTCGGCGGCGACCGCGCCCTCGTCGCCGTCCGCGACGGCGAGACCCGCCTCATCAGGTCCGACGGCACGGCGGACGGCCCCGACCTCGGCGGCCTGCCGAAGGCGCTGCTCGACCTGCCCGCCGTCCTGGACGGCCAGATCGTCACGGTGGGCGGCGCGCGGGTCTACATGATCACCGACATCCTGCACCTGGACGGCGGCGAGCTGCTGGACCGCCCCTACCGGGACCGCCGCCGCACCCTCGACCACCTCAAGCTGAACGGCGCGCACTGGCAGACCACCCCGTGGTTCCCCGGCGACGGCAGGTCCGTCATGAAGGTGGCGCACCGGCGCGGCCTCCCGGCCGTCCTCGCCAAGCGCCTGGACAGCCCCTACCTCCCCGGCGCCCGGACGGCCTCCTGGCTCCGCGTCCCCGTCCCCCCGGCTACCTGA
- the glnII gene encoding glutamine synthetase: MTYRAEYIWIDGTEPTARLRSKTKILADGAELPDWGFDGSSTNQAPGKASDCVLRPVFTCPDPIRGGDDVLVLCEVLLPDMTPHKTNTRAQLTSVAERYAGQDSWFGIEQEYTFFKDGRPLGFPVGGYPAPQGFYYCGVGADEVYGRDIVEAHLDACLTAGLAISGINAEVMPGQWEFQVGPGGPVEVSDQLWIARWLLYRIAEDYDVSATLDPKPVKGDWNGAGAHTNFSTRAMRSGYDPIITACEALGEKSGEHIAGYGAGIERRLTGMHETAPWSEYSYGVSDRGASVRIPWQVEAEKQGYIEDRRPNANCDPYVVTRLIVGTCCEALEKADQV, from the coding sequence GTGACCTACAGGGCCGAGTACATCTGGATCGACGGCACCGAGCCGACCGCCCGCCTCCGGTCGAAGACGAAGATCCTCGCCGACGGCGCCGAGCTGCCGGACTGGGGCTTCGACGGGTCCAGCACGAACCAGGCGCCGGGCAAGGCGTCCGACTGCGTGCTCAGGCCGGTCTTCACCTGTCCCGACCCGATCCGCGGCGGCGACGACGTCCTCGTGCTGTGCGAGGTGCTGCTCCCGGACATGACCCCGCACAAGACCAACACCCGGGCGCAGCTCACCTCCGTCGCCGAGCGTTACGCCGGCCAGGACTCCTGGTTCGGCATCGAGCAGGAGTACACGTTCTTCAAGGACGGCCGCCCGCTCGGTTTCCCGGTCGGCGGCTACCCCGCCCCGCAGGGCTTCTACTACTGCGGCGTCGGCGCGGACGAGGTCTACGGCCGCGACATCGTCGAGGCGCACCTCGACGCCTGCCTGACGGCCGGTCTGGCCATCTCCGGCATCAACGCCGAGGTCATGCCCGGCCAGTGGGAGTTCCAGGTCGGCCCCGGCGGCCCGGTGGAGGTCTCCGACCAGCTCTGGATCGCCCGCTGGCTGCTGTACCGCATCGCCGAGGACTACGACGTCTCGGCCACGCTCGACCCCAAGCCGGTGAAGGGCGACTGGAACGGCGCCGGCGCGCACACCAACTTCTCCACGCGCGCGATGCGCTCCGGCTACGACCCGATCATCACGGCCTGTGAGGCGCTCGGCGAGAAGTCCGGCGAGCACATCGCGGGCTACGGCGCCGGGATCGAGCGCCGCCTGACGGGCATGCACGAGACCGCGCCCTGGAGCGAGTACAGCTACGGCGTGTCGGACCGCGGCGCGTCGGTCCGCATCCCCTGGCAGGTCGAGGCCGAGAAGCAGGGCTACATCGAGGACCGCCGCCCGAACGCCAACTGCGACCCGTACGTGGTCACCCGCCTGATCGTGGGCACGTGCTGTGAGGCTCTGGAGAAGGCCGACCAGGTCTGA
- a CDS encoding BTAD domain-containing putative transcriptional regulator: protein MHFGLLGPTEVLRDGRHVPVGGPMVRALLALLLLDAGRVVGVARLIDGLYGESAPSANALQSQVSRLRRILGDGLVESHPLGYRLAVAPGDVDVHRFTELARQGHEALAAGDAGTAAAVLREALGLWRGAALADVGGAPFASVQVTRLTELRVTATEDRVEADLALGAHHTLVAELRDLVAAHPLRERLWGQLMRALSACGRQAEALAAFAEARRTLADELGADPSPELAALHVRLLRGEQTADREKSDVPSAVAPGPRTALPAALTGFVGREEELARVRELIGRERLVTLSGPGGTGKTRLAVEAARQVAAAGGEVGFVELAPLGDGAEAPQAVLAALGLREGGLRPPSPADAQARTATDRLVTALAGRETLLVLDNCEHVLDEVAALAGHLLARCPGLRVLATSREALGVLGETIHPVPQLGLPPADATAEEAGAYPAVRLFAERARAVRPGFRLEEAGAGEVARICRVLDGLPLAIELAAARLRSLTVEEVAARLDDRFGLLTRGNRAAQPRHRTLRAVVEWSWDLLDEDERTLARRLTVFSGGATVAAADRVCGPGTVDLLASLADKSLVELVHGRYRMLETIRAFCAERLAEAGEEKALRSAHLAYYLDLAETAEPFLRDGAQLTWLERLDAERGDLHAAVRWAAEAGEHAAAVRLVAALSPYWLLRGRRSEGGKAAAEVLAATGAAAPHGLEEEYVLCVLDAAATGAADKAALETAEALMAGRPVVRPFLTLLWGSFSGMSTGTADPRDAADPWARALTHLGLGYRSWWAEGDLAEADRTFSLALAGFRGVGERWGMATALGALAVLADLRGDAERSAALADEALELTGVLGATEDMAELLHRRADAGLRRGDLDAARGDYERGIDLGRRAGMPDALARGHHGLAEVARLRGDVAEARRLCHEALAECPAGWITTEQTRARVSVTLARLAVAEGETAQAKGWLRRALSGGAATQDLGVAALAVWTFAEVALTDHEDEKAARLLGAHAALRGEPPDPALAARCRSRLGDAAYERAYESGRRMSPEETLAILSPA from the coding sequence ATGCACTTCGGCCTCCTGGGTCCCACGGAAGTCCTGCGCGACGGACGCCATGTCCCCGTCGGCGGGCCCATGGTGCGCGCGCTGCTCGCCCTCCTGCTGCTGGACGCCGGGCGGGTGGTCGGCGTGGCGCGGCTGATCGACGGCCTGTACGGGGAGAGCGCGCCGTCGGCGAACGCGCTGCAGTCCCAGGTGTCCCGGCTGCGCCGCATCCTCGGCGACGGGCTCGTCGAGTCCCATCCGCTGGGATACCGGCTCGCCGTCGCGCCCGGCGACGTGGACGTCCACCGGTTCACGGAGCTGGCCCGGCAGGGGCACGAGGCGCTCGCCGCCGGGGACGCCGGCACCGCCGCGGCCGTGCTGCGCGAGGCCCTGGGGTTGTGGCGGGGCGCCGCGCTCGCCGACGTCGGCGGGGCGCCGTTCGCGTCCGTGCAGGTCACGCGGCTGACCGAGCTGCGGGTCACCGCCACGGAGGACCGCGTCGAAGCCGACCTCGCGCTCGGCGCGCACCACACGCTGGTCGCCGAGCTGCGCGACCTGGTCGCGGCGCACCCGCTGCGGGAGCGGCTGTGGGGCCAGCTCATGCGCGCCCTGTCCGCGTGCGGGCGGCAGGCCGAGGCGCTGGCCGCGTTCGCCGAGGCCCGCCGGACGCTGGCCGACGAGCTCGGCGCGGACCCCTCCCCCGAGCTGGCCGCCCTCCACGTCCGCCTCCTGCGCGGCGAACAGACCGCCGACCGAGAGAAGAGCGACGTGCCGTCCGCGGTCGCGCCGGGGCCGCGGACGGCGCTGCCCGCCGCGCTGACCGGCTTCGTCGGGCGGGAGGAGGAGCTGGCGCGCGTCCGCGAGCTGATCGGCCGGGAGCGGCTGGTCACGCTGAGCGGGCCGGGCGGCACCGGCAAGACCCGCCTGGCCGTCGAGGCCGCGCGGCAGGTCGCGGCGGCGGGCGGGGAGGTCGGGTTCGTCGAGCTGGCCCCGCTCGGCGACGGCGCCGAGGCCCCGCAGGCGGTGCTGGCCGCGCTCGGGCTGCGCGAGGGCGGGCTGCGGCCGCCGTCCCCCGCCGACGCCCAGGCGCGCACGGCCACCGACCGCCTTGTCACCGCGCTGGCCGGACGCGAGACCCTCCTCGTGCTCGACAACTGCGAGCACGTCCTGGACGAGGTCGCCGCCCTGGCCGGCCACCTGCTGGCCCGCTGCCCCGGCCTGCGCGTCCTCGCCACCAGCCGGGAGGCGCTCGGCGTGCTCGGCGAGACCATCCACCCCGTCCCCCAGCTCGGGCTGCCGCCCGCGGACGCCACGGCCGAGGAGGCGGGCGCGTACCCGGCGGTGCGGCTGTTCGCCGAACGCGCCCGCGCCGTACGGCCCGGCTTCCGGCTGGAGGAGGCCGGCGCGGGCGAGGTCGCGCGGATCTGCCGGGTGCTGGACGGGCTGCCGCTGGCCATCGAGCTGGCCGCCGCGCGCCTGCGGTCGCTGACCGTGGAGGAGGTCGCGGCGCGGCTGGACGACCGGTTCGGCCTGCTCACCCGGGGCAACCGCGCCGCCCAGCCCCGGCACCGCACGCTGCGCGCGGTCGTCGAGTGGAGCTGGGACCTGCTGGACGAGGACGAGCGGACGCTGGCCCGGCGGCTGACCGTGTTCTCCGGCGGCGCGACCGTGGCCGCGGCCGACCGCGTCTGCGGGCCCGGGACCGTGGACCTGCTCGCCTCGCTCGCGGACAAGTCCCTGGTCGAGCTGGTCCACGGGCGGTACCGGATGCTGGAGACGATCCGGGCGTTCTGCGCCGAGCGGCTGGCGGAGGCGGGCGAGGAGAAGGCCCTGCGGAGTGCCCACCTGGCGTACTACCTGGACCTGGCCGAGACGGCGGAGCCCTTCCTGCGGGACGGCGCGCAGCTCACCTGGCTGGAACGGCTCGACGCCGAGCGGGGCGACCTGCACGCGGCGGTCCGCTGGGCGGCGGAGGCGGGCGAGCACGCGGCGGCGGTCCGGCTGGTCGCCGCGCTGTCCCCGTACTGGCTGCTGCGCGGCCGGCGCAGCGAGGGCGGCAAGGCGGCGGCCGAGGTGCTGGCCGCGACCGGCGCGGCGGCGCCGCACGGGCTGGAGGAGGAGTACGTGCTGTGCGTGCTCGACGCCGCCGCGACCGGGGCGGCGGACAAGGCCGCGCTGGAGACCGCCGAGGCGCTGATGGCGGGACGCCCGGTCGTCCGGCCGTTCCTCACGCTGCTGTGGGGCAGCTTCTCCGGCATGTCCACCGGCACGGCCGACCCGCGTGACGCCGCGGACCCGTGGGCGCGGGCGCTCACCCATCTCGGCCTCGGGTACCGGTCGTGGTGGGCCGAGGGCGACCTGGCGGAGGCCGACCGCACGTTCTCGCTGGCCCTGGCCGGGTTCCGCGGCGTCGGAGAACGCTGGGGCATGGCCACCGCGCTCGGCGCGCTGGCCGTGCTCGCGGACCTGCGCGGCGACGCGGAGCGGTCCGCGGCGCTCGCCGACGAGGCCCTGGAGCTGACGGGCGTGCTCGGCGCGACCGAGGACATGGCCGAGCTGCTGCACCGCCGCGCCGACGCGGGCCTGCGCCGCGGCGACCTCGACGCCGCCCGGGGCGACTACGAACGCGGGATCGACCTCGGGCGCCGCGCGGGCATGCCGGACGCGCTCGCCCGGGGGCACCACGGCCTGGCGGAGGTCGCCCGCCTGCGCGGGGACGTCGCCGAGGCGCGGCGGCTCTGCCACGAGGCGCTGGCCGAGTGCCCGGCGGGGTGGATCACCACCGAGCAGACCCGGGCGCGCGTCTCGGTCACCCTGGCGCGGCTGGCCGTGGCCGAGGGCGAGACCGCGCAGGCCAAGGGGTGGCTGCGGCGCGCGCTGTCCGGCGGCGCGGCCACCCAGGACCTCGGCGTCGCGGCCCTCGCCGTGTGGACGTTCGCCGAGGTCGCGCTGACCGACCACGAGGACGAGAAGGCCGCCCGCCTGCTCGGCGCGCACGCGGCCCTGCGCGGCGAGCCGCCGGACCCGGCGCTCGCCGCGCGGTGCCGGTCCCGGCTGGGCGACGCGGCCTACGAGCGGGCGTACGAGAGCGGACGGCGCATGTCGCCGGAGGAGACCCTCGCCATCCTCTCCCCCGCCTGA
- a CDS encoding transcriptional regulator, translated as MSRELDPVIHAQARLRVVVALNTLAHGDQITFPGLKDLLQMTAGNLSVHLGKLEEAGYVEIVKTHKGRTPTTYITLTRQGRRALEDYTAAIRELLDLS; from the coding sequence GTGAGCCGCGAGCTCGACCCGGTCATCCACGCCCAGGCCAGGCTGCGGGTGGTCGTCGCGCTCAACACCCTCGCCCACGGCGACCAGATCACCTTCCCCGGCCTGAAGGACCTGCTCCAGATGACGGCCGGAAACCTGTCGGTCCACCTCGGCAAGCTCGAGGAGGCCGGCTACGTGGAGATCGTCAAGACCCACAAGGGACGTACGCCGACGACGTACATCACCCTCACCCGGCAGGGACGCCGCGCCCTGGAGGACTACACGGCCGCGATCCGCGAACTGCTCGACCTGTCGTAG
- a CDS encoding ABC transporter ATP-binding protein, translating to MRARDGNGEAVRLDDVRKVYGQGDGSVVALDGLTIGIRAGTFTAVMGPSGSGKSTFLQCAAGLDRPTSGSVRFEGTEITRLGEVALTRLRRERIGFVFQAFNLLPALTVRQNVTLPLRLAGREADPAHVAEVIRRVGLADRAGHRPHELSGGQQQRVAIARALVTRPAVVFGDEPTGALDTRTALEVLALLRESVAETGQTVVMVTHDPVAASHADQVVFLADGRFAGTLDRPTAEQVADRMTHLGAWETRSGIGGGR from the coding sequence ATGCGGGCGCGGGACGGGAACGGCGAGGCGGTCCGGCTCGACGACGTGCGGAAGGTGTACGGCCAGGGCGACGGCTCCGTCGTGGCGCTGGACGGACTGACCATCGGCATCCGCGCGGGGACCTTCACCGCCGTCATGGGCCCGTCGGGGTCGGGGAAGAGCACGTTCCTGCAGTGCGCGGCGGGCCTGGACCGCCCGACGTCCGGCTCGGTGCGCTTCGAGGGGACCGAGATCACCCGCCTCGGCGAGGTCGCGCTGACCAGGCTGCGCCGCGAGCGGATCGGCTTCGTCTTCCAGGCGTTCAACCTGCTGCCCGCGCTGACCGTCCGGCAGAACGTGACGCTGCCGCTGCGGCTGGCCGGGCGCGAGGCCGACCCCGCGCACGTGGCCGAGGTGATCCGGCGCGTCGGCCTGGCCGACCGCGCCGGCCACCGCCCGCACGAGCTGTCCGGCGGCCAGCAGCAGCGGGTCGCGATCGCGCGCGCCCTCGTCACCCGTCCCGCCGTGGTCTTCGGCGACGAGCCGACCGGCGCGCTCGACACCCGTACGGCGCTGGAGGTGCTGGCGCTGCTGCGCGAGTCGGTCGCGGAGACCGGCCAGACGGTCGTGATGGTCACCCACGACCCGGTCGCCGCCTCGCACGCCGACCAGGTCGTGTTCCTGGCCGACGGCCGCTTCGCCGGCACGCTGGACCGGCCGACCGCCGAACAGGTGGCCGACCGCATGACGCACCTCGGCGCGTGGGAGACCAGGAGCGGGATCGGCGGTGGCCGCTGA
- a CDS encoding transporter: protein MNRLEDDDGPLTPEETLRIIEEQRASTVRRLGGDPLLMHAPWGVAWLTGFGALFAHYAYGVISSNAAITVLFAGMMLAMAVTAYAQSRMAGRVRGQSSHRGMMYGLAWGFGYASVIAIDIRLSPLLPPDEVGLLWAVTSMALVAALYVAGGAIWRDWTMFFLGTGIAVLNLVGAVAGPTVHALLMCAGGGGFLVVGVARRLRRAT from the coding sequence ATGAACCGGCTTGAGGACGACGACGGGCCCCTGACCCCGGAAGAGACGCTCCGGATCATCGAGGAGCAACGGGCCTCGACGGTCAGGCGGCTCGGCGGCGATCCGCTGCTGATGCACGCGCCCTGGGGCGTGGCCTGGCTGACGGGGTTCGGCGCCCTGTTCGCCCACTACGCGTACGGCGTGATCTCCTCGAACGCGGCGATCACCGTGCTGTTCGCCGGCATGATGCTCGCCATGGCCGTCACCGCGTACGCGCAGTCCAGGATGGCGGGCCGGGTGCGCGGCCAGTCCTCCCACCGCGGCATGATGTACGGCCTGGCCTGGGGGTTCGGCTACGCCTCCGTCATCGCGATCGACATACGCCTCAGCCCGCTGCTGCCGCCCGACGAGGTCGGCCTGCTCTGGGCGGTGACGTCCATGGCGCTCGTCGCCGCGCTCTACGTCGCCGGCGGCGCGATCTGGCGGGACTGGACGATGTTCTTCCTCGGCACGGGCATCGCGGTGCTCAACCTGGTGGGCGCGGTCGCGGGTCCGACCGTGCACGCCCTGCTCATGTGCGCCGGCGGCGGGGGGTTCCTCGTCGTCGGCGTGGCCCGGCGACTGCGGCGGGCCACGTGA
- a CDS encoding ABC transporter permease, with amino-acid sequence MSLVLVHARYLFLETIRVPIAIIGSAFFPAAAMLFFVVPFTGDDAVAATYATGAMLIFAIMSACLFTYGIGVAEDRAQPWDPYLRTLPAGPLARFAGRIVTVMGIMLIAIVPVLVIAALLTAATVTPAQLLLGLVAVLVGSLPFTLMGLFIGYALPSKAAVVVAQVVFFPMAVGGGLLTGPPDVAPDFIKAIAPYLPTRGAVELVWAASTSFSPNLLSLVMLAVWIAVFGALSTWAYRRDEGRRFS; translated from the coding sequence ATGTCCCTCGTCCTCGTCCACGCCCGCTACCTGTTCCTGGAGACGATCCGCGTCCCCATCGCCATCATCGGCAGCGCGTTCTTCCCCGCCGCGGCCATGCTCTTCTTCGTCGTGCCGTTCACCGGGGACGACGCGGTCGCCGCGACCTACGCCACCGGGGCGATGCTCATCTTCGCGATCATGTCCGCCTGCCTGTTCACCTACGGCATCGGCGTCGCGGAGGACCGGGCCCAGCCCTGGGACCCCTACCTGCGCACGCTGCCCGCCGGGCCGCTGGCCCGCTTCGCCGGGCGCATCGTCACCGTCATGGGCATCATGCTGATCGCGATCGTCCCCGTCCTGGTCATCGCCGCCCTGCTCACCGCGGCGACGGTGACCCCCGCACAGTTGCTCCTCGGCCTGGTCGCCGTACTCGTCGGATCCCTCCCGTTCACGCTGATGGGCCTGTTCATCGGATACGCGCTGCCGTCCAAGGCCGCCGTGGTCGTGGCCCAGGTCGTCTTCTTCCCGATGGCCGTCGGCGGCGGCCTGCTCACCGGCCCCCCGGACGTCGCCCCCGACTTCATCAAGGCCATCGCCCCCTACCTGCCGACCCGCGGCGCGGTCGAACTGGTCTGGGCGGCCAGCACGTCGTTCTCGCCCAACCTCCTGTCCCTCGTGATGCTGGCCGTGTGGATCGCCGTCTTCGGCGCCCTGTCCACCTGGGCCTACCGCCGCGACGAGGGCCGCAGGTTCTCCTGA
- a CDS encoding ABC transporter permease, with protein sequence MGDQERDRRWPLMWSLALSTLRHRASAFAAAFVAMLLGAAIVSACGGLMETGIRLAVPPQRLAGAAVVVTGDQSYALPKADPEDEEEDVQYGLLPERVPLDPGLAGRLARVPGVAAAVPDTSGAGAVQAVAVTAEDGTDTRELAERVERAVAGSAVVLTGDERGLAEFPEALAARENLIVLAAVFGAMAIIVSMFVVAATLALSVQQRQREMALLRAIGTTPGQVRRMVVAETMALSIAAAVPGGLLGPVLGGWLFDRLVDNAVVPGVVVYGQGWLPAAVGVAVSLLSALIAALVTARRAASARPAEALAEAAAPPVRTGAVRRAAAVTCFAGGVALALVTVLFMHGPLVSSTAGPAVLLWAIGLALVAPTLVKAVTSVLARPVLALSGPAGYLAVLNTRAGTARLAAAVVPVLLATGMATANLYMQTTQTGAAGRAYAESLLADLVVTPATPDTLDQVRAVEGVAAASEYVTSTGYVDAPHDAWQREEGWPLRGVSAEGVEKTVATTVIGGDLRQLKGDTVALTAVHARNIGRGGVGLGDTVTMRLGDRAQVKLRVVALLRVETGNEMALLPASTLAPHTTAGAPSRILVRAADGVTREALTGELRRLGLEVQGRDALTAAFGAAQNTQAWVNYLLVGVIVAYTAIAVVNTQVMATARRRREFGLQRLTGSTRGQVLRMTGVEALMVAVTGILLGTVASAISLVPFAIAVDGSPLPSGPWGIYAGVVGAVAVITVGATWLPAWLVTRSRPAEAAAALT encoded by the coding sequence GTGGGAGACCAGGAGCGGGATCGGCGGTGGCCGCTGATGTGGAGCCTGGCCCTGAGCACCCTGCGCCACCGCGCGAGCGCGTTCGCCGCGGCGTTCGTCGCCATGCTGCTCGGCGCGGCCATCGTCTCCGCCTGCGGCGGCCTGATGGAGACCGGCATACGCCTGGCGGTCCCGCCGCAGCGGCTGGCGGGCGCGGCCGTCGTGGTGACCGGCGACCAGTCGTACGCGCTGCCGAAGGCCGACCCCGAGGACGAGGAGGAGGACGTCCAGTACGGGCTGCTGCCCGAGCGGGTGCCGCTGGACCCCGGCCTGGCCGGCAGGCTGGCCCGGGTGCCGGGCGTGGCGGCGGCCGTCCCCGACACCTCGGGCGCCGGGGCCGTCCAGGCCGTGGCCGTCACGGCCGAGGACGGGACGGACACCCGCGAGCTGGCCGAGCGGGTCGAGCGCGCGGTGGCCGGGTCGGCCGTGGTGCTGACCGGGGACGAACGCGGGCTGGCCGAGTTCCCCGAGGCCCTGGCCGCCCGCGAGAACCTGATCGTCCTCGCGGCCGTGTTCGGGGCGATGGCGATCATCGTGTCGATGTTCGTCGTCGCGGCGACGCTGGCCTTGTCGGTGCAGCAGCGGCAACGCGAGATGGCCCTGCTGCGCGCCATCGGCACCACTCCCGGCCAAGTGCGCCGCATGGTGGTCGCCGAGACCATGGCGCTGTCGATCGCCGCGGCCGTCCCCGGCGGCCTGCTCGGGCCCGTCCTCGGCGGATGGCTGTTCGACCGGCTGGTGGACAACGCGGTCGTCCCCGGGGTCGTGGTGTACGGCCAGGGGTGGCTGCCCGCGGCCGTGGGCGTCGCGGTCTCGCTGCTGTCCGCCCTGATCGCGGCCCTGGTGACCGCGAGGCGCGCCGCGTCGGCCCGCCCCGCGGAAGCCCTGGCCGAGGCCGCGGCGCCGCCCGTACGCACAGGGGCCGTACGGCGGGCCGCGGCCGTGACCTGCTTCGCCGGCGGCGTCGCGCTGGCCCTGGTGACGGTGCTGTTCATGCACGGCCCCCTGGTGAGCAGCACCGCGGGCCCGGCGGTGCTGCTCTGGGCGATCGGCCTGGCGCTGGTCGCCCCCACCCTGGTCAAGGCCGTCACGTCCGTGCTGGCCAGGCCGGTGCTCGCGCTGAGCGGTCCCGCGGGCTACCTGGCCGTGCTCAACACGCGGGCGGGGACGGCCCGGCTGGCGGCGGCGGTCGTGCCCGTCCTGCTCGCCACCGGCATGGCCACCGCGAACCTCTACATGCAGACGACCCAGACCGGCGCGGCCGGCCGCGCGTACGCCGAGAGCCTGCTCGCCGACCTGGTCGTCACCCCCGCCACCCCGGACACGCTGGACCAGGTGCGGGCGGTCGAGGGCGTCGCCGCGGCCTCGGAGTACGTGACGAGCACCGGCTACGTCGACGCCCCGCACGACGCCTGGCAGCGCGAGGAGGGCTGGCCGCTGCGCGGCGTCAGCGCCGAGGGCGTCGAGAAGACGGTCGCGACGACCGTGATAGGGGGCGACCTGCGGCAACTGAAGGGCGACACGGTCGCGCTGACGGCCGTGCACGCCCGCAACATCGGGCGCGGCGGCGTCGGCCTGGGCGACACGGTCACGATGCGGCTCGGCGACCGCGCCCAGGTGAAGCTGCGCGTCGTGGCCCTGCTGAGGGTCGAGACGGGGAACGAGATGGCGCTGCTGCCCGCCTCGACCCTGGCCCCGCACACCACGGCCGGGGCGCCCTCGCGGATCCTGGTCCGCGCGGCCGACGGCGTCACCCGGGAAGCGCTGACCGGCGAGCTGCGCCGGCTCGGGCTGGAGGTCCAGGGCCGCGACGCGCTGACCGCCGCCTTCGGGGCCGCGCAGAACACCCAGGCGTGGGTGAACTACCTGCTCGTCGGCGTCATCGTCGCCTATACCGCGATCGCGGTGGTCAACACGCAGGTCATGGCGACCGCGCGGCGGCGGCGCGAGTTCGGCCTGCAACGGCTCACCGGCTCCACCCGGGGCCAGGTCCTGCGCATGACCGGCGTCGAGGCGCTGATGGTCGCGGTCACCGGGATCCTGCTCGGCACGGTGGCCTCGGCGATCAGCCTGGTGCCGTTCGCCATCGCGGTGGACGGCTCCCCTCTGCCGTCCGGGCCGTGGGGGATCTACGCGGGCGTCGTGGGGGCGGTCGCGGTGATCACGGTCGGCGCGACCTGGCTGCCTGCCTGGCTGGTGACCCGGTCCCGGCCCGCGGAGGCGGCCGCCGCCCTGACCTGA